In Arachis hypogaea cultivar Tifrunner chromosome 17, arahy.Tifrunner.gnm2.J5K5, whole genome shotgun sequence, a single window of DNA contains:
- the LOC140180682 gene encoding uncharacterized protein gives MREMPSGLEYAVDLRRQRCDCGEFQVDRIACRHVFACCANQRLDWQVYVHDVCKMDQVRRVCRARFRPLGNPTTWLANNGPRFILNPYLRRVTKGRPRMTRFLNEMNTRMLRHPRRCRLCGAERHNRSRCHQSAGANADRDAQ, from the coding sequence ATGCGCGAGATGCCAAGTGGACTGGAGTATGCTGTCGACCTCCGTCGCCAACGATGTGATTGTGGTGAGTTCCAGGTAGACCGGATTGCTTGTCGACATGTGTTTGCATGTTGTGCCAACCAACGACTGGATTGGCAAGTGTATGTGCATGATGTGTGTAAGATGGACCAAGTTCGGCGAGTGTGCCGAGCTAGGTTTAGGCCACTGGGTAATCCTACTACATGGCTTGCTAACAACGGACCTCGATTCATACTGAATCCGTACCTGAGACGCGTCACCAAAGGTCGCCCCAGGATGACACGCTTCTTGAATGAGATGAACACGCGAATGTTACGTCATCCTAGGCGATGTAGGCTATGTGGGGCTGAGAGACACAATCGTAGCAGATGCCATCAGTCAGCTGGTGCAAATGCCGACAGAGATGCTCAGTAG
- the LOC140180792 gene encoding uncharacterized protein has translation MNPSMQLWHAVTEHGHLLELFICFASGYLRTVREYEVRYQRLRERSEAYTNWLNRIPREQYALALDGGYRWGHMMTNLVECINLVLKGARNLPIIALVKATFYRFNELFTRKRAEAEVRINAGHVFSELVTSKLHANQLASGNI, from the exons ATGAATCCATCAATGCAGCTGTGGCACGCAGTAACGGAGCATGGTCACCTCCTAGAGCTTTTCATATGTTTTGCATCAG GATATTTGAGGACGGTGCGGGAGTACGAAGTGCGTTACCAGCGTTTACGAGAACGGAGCGAGGCATACACTAACTGGTTAAACCGAATCCCCCGCGAACAGTATGCGTTGGCACTTGATGGTGGCTACCGGTGGGGTCACATGATGACGAATCTAGTGGAATGCATCAATTTAGTATTGAAGGGTGCACGGAATCTCCCCATTATTGCCCTTGTGAAGGCAACATTCTACAGGTTTAACGAGTTGTTTACCCGAAAAAGAGCCGAGGCGGAAGTACGGATTAATGCTGGCCATGTTTTTTCTGAGCTTGTGACGTCAAAGTTGCATGCAAACCAACTGGCATCAGGAAACATCTAG
- the LOC112764426 gene encoding histone H3.3: protein MARTKQTARKSTGGKAPRKQLATKAARKSAPTTGGVKKPHRYRPGTVALREIRKYQKSTELLIRKLPFQRLVREIAQDFKTDLRFQSHAVLALQEAAEAYLVGLFEDTNLCAIHAKRVTIMPKDIQLARRIRGERA, encoded by the exons ATGGCTCGTACGAAGCAGACCGCTCGTAAGTCTACCGGTGGCAAGGCCCCAAGGAAGCAGCTCGCTACCAAG GCCGCGAGAAAGTCCGCTCCCACAACCGGTGGAGTGAAGAAGCCCCATCGTTATCGCCCTGGAACTGTTGCTCTCCG TGAGATCCGAAAATACCAAAAGAGTACCGAGCTTCTGATCCGTAAGTTACCCTTCCAGCGTCTTGTTCGTGAAATTGCTCAGGACTTTAAG ACTGATTTGAGATTTCAGAGCCACGCAGTTCTTGCACTTCAGGAAGCTGCAGAGGCTTACTTGGTTGGATTGTTCGAAGACACAAACTTGTGTGCTATCCACGCCAAGAGGGTCACCATTATGCCCAAGGACATTCAGCTCGCTAGGCGCATTCGTGGAGAACGTGCTTAG
- the LOC112767199 gene encoding protein MAIN-LIKE 1 — translation MGKRDITRADEHISEYLQHPIYGSRNLHTRHLHQIDSYDARVEEQLRESGFYHISQIGRIMSHGPTIDALVERWRPETHTFHLPHGECTITLEDVAMIFGLRTHGLPVTGSTDHSTSGLENECMTQFGIAPGPNDHRGSGVKLAWFRTLKRRQHLTDAVSREIYVKCHIMCLFGTTLFSDKSGISVHWKYLPLLRDFSQIHKFSWGSACLAHMYRSLCRASRYDCKDIDGPMPLLLVWAWLRMPSIGPLPMDTSFPLARRWNDYQSAIEQYKNWTTADVRRRLDDLSPDGFVWDAYSPNRIAPHLIPFEINDGAELWSATVPLICFETVEWHPTDRVRRQFGFQQDPPVEPMKLGASHNIVLTGPKNKNWGVEHEKWISQWLNSPASVLTGAHGDHYQPSEQYMDWYVRNFGHHLRLSEHANEEQQPQQEQSHQQEQPAQQQHPPWQDQQPYSQPYTYPPYPYLPHPQAYAYPPCAQPCPQPFTQPVISYPPYSQEYAQPFTQPTIQPYTQASTMHEEYIPTQAPHYSLTQILGTSTHDEEQYRHIIDWVQGPESSQWVDNLFSTQDPVQVPVPQEGPGRLSLDASRPPRSFSEYSMPRSSVDSGRSVHRGIGCRQTPTRISMPEEDEEETDNVVEETSAGEHEVDQLGLVPDAVDEGGTSDEMVDEAGAGALDKGYDLRIDPARKSASRWSPSTIKKRVKKGCSKMARSMKKTFSK, via the exons ATGGGAAAACGTGACATCACACGTGCTGACGAGCATATATCAGAATATCTTCAACATCCTATATAT GGTTCACGAAATTTGCACACTAGACACTTACACCAAATAGACTCATATGATGCTAGGGTGGAAGAACAACTCAGAGAGAGCGGATTCTATCATATATCTCAGATTGGAAGGATCATGTCTCACGGTCCAACTATAGACGCACTAGTTGAAAGGTGGCGGCCTGAGACGCACACATTTCATCTTCCACACGGCGAGTGCACGATTACGTTGGAGGACGTAGCCATGATTTTTGGACTCCGAACTCACGGCTTGCCAGTTACTGGATCAACTGACCACAGCACAAGTGGGTTAGAGAATGAGTGCATGACCCAATTTGGTATTGCTCCTGGCCCGAACGACCATAGAGGAAGCGGAGTCAAGCTAGCATGGTTTCGCACCCTAAAGCGGCGCCAACATTTGACTGACGCAGTAAGTAGGGAAATTTATGTAAAATGTCACATAATGTGTCTATTTGGAACAACCTTATTTAGTGACAAGTCTGGAATCAGTGTGCACTGGAAGTATTTGCCGTTGCTTCGTGACTTTTCTCAGATTCACAAATTTAGTTGGGGTTCAGCTTGCCTTGCACACATGTATCGATCCTTATGTCGGGCATCTAGGTATGACTGCAAGGACATTGATGGTCCTATGCCATTGCTCCTTGTATGGGCATGGTTACGAATGCCGTCAATAGGACCACTGCCGATGGATACTAGCTTTCCACTTGCTCGCAG GTGGAATGATTATCAATCAGCTATCGAGCAGTATAAAAATTGGACAACTGCTGACGTCAGGAGAAGGTTGGACGATCTTTCTCCGGACGGG TTTGTGTGGGATGCATACAGTCCCAACCGGATTGCGCCACATCTTATTCCATTTGAGATCAACGATGGTGCAGAGCTCTGGAGTGCGACTGTACCTTTAATATGCTTTGAGACTGTGGAGTGGCATCCCACTGATAGAGTCAGAAGACAATTTGGCTTTCAACAAGACCCGCCAGTTGAACCAATGAAACTCGGCGCATCCCATAACATAGTGCTGACGGGACCCAAAAACAAAAACTGGGGTGTAGAACACGAAAAATGGATCTCACAGTGGTTAAACAGTCCTGCATCCGTATTAACCGGTGCACATGGCGACCATTATCAACCTTCTGAGCAGTACATGGACTGGTATGTTCGTAATTTCGGTCATCACCTGCGTCTCTCCGAGCATGCCAATGAAGAACAACAACCACAGCAAGAGCAATCACATCAACAAGAGCAACCAGCTCAGCAACAACACCCACCATGGCAAGATCAACAACCATATTCACAGCCATATACATACCCACCGTATCCGTACCTACCACATCCACAAGCATATGCATACCCACCATGCGCACAACCATGTCCACAACCTTTCACTCAGCCTGTTATATCATATCCACCATACTCACAGGAATATGCACAACCTTTCACTCAGCCTACCATACAGCCATACACACAGGCCTCTACGATGCACGAGGAATACATACCGACCCAGGCACCGCACTATTCGTTGACACAAATACTAGGGACATCGACACATGATGAGGAACAGTATAGGCATATTATTGATTGGGTTCAAGGTCCTGAGTCATCTCAATGGGTAGATAATTTATTCTCTACCCAAGACCCTGTACAGGTGCCGGTGCCTCAAGAGGGTCCTGGTCGATTATCTTTGGATGCAAGTCGTCCACCGCGGTCCTTTTCTGAGTACTCTATGCCGAGAAGCTCTGTTGATTCTGGTAGGAGTGTCCATAGGGGGATTGGATGTCGGCAGACTCCGACACGGATTTCTATGCCCGAAGAGGATGAGGAGGAGACTGACAATGTGGTTGAGGAGACTAGTGCAGGGGAGCATGAAGTCGATCAGCTCGGTTTAGTTCCTGATGCGGTTGATGAGGGCGGTACAAGTGATGAAATGGTTGACGAAGCTGGTGCAG GTGCCCTGGATAAGGGATATGACCTTAGGATTGACCCAGCTCGTAAAAGTGCCTCTAGATGGTCTCCGTCAACCATTAAAAAGAGGGTGAAGAAAGGATGTTCCAAAATGGCACGAAGCATGAAGAAAACTTTCTCTAAATGA
- the LOC112763650 gene encoding uncharacterized protein, whose product MGYNTESDEEFEGNYEVVGPTEDVEEDDISVEEDVADVANALVDQHPSGEPSFMHTLNLDAMHVPEFPEYVSRVATVVIDGEFVVGMEFNSREAVIAAVKEYTIQRGVDYRVYESEPTTFYAKCVHYGTSCDWLIRVSLIKRQYCWVIRRYNGSHTCIRSTISQDHAKLDSGTIAEAIKSLVEADPSLKVKSVIAEVQSKFNYTISYRKAWLAKQKAVEKIFGGWEASYEALPTWFEAMVAKEPSAAVEYETAYAYRGDELVEDLRILTRVFWAFYPCIKAFRSCKPLVQVDGTHLYGKYKGALLVAVSQDGNGNIVPLAFAIVEGETADAWHFFLSHLRTHVVNRDGVGLISDRHESIISAVGRSDGAWQYPRAVHMFCIRHIASNFLRRFKAPGMQKLIVNIGYSRTVREFNMRYERYCERGVAYKQWLDNIPRSQYALAYDEGHRWGHMTTNLVECINGVLKGARNLPVTALVKATFYRLNALFTRKRAEAEARISAGHLFSEYATEKIQSNQTASGNIQVNLFDRQKEVFEVREMPSGLEFAVNLRLRHCDCGEFQVDRIPCRHVFACCANQRLDWKQYVHEVYTMAEIRKVYRTRFRPLGNPTTWPVYQGPRLIPNPHLRRVAKGRPKKTRFLNEMDMRDLRGPRRCRLCGGEGHSRSRCPHRGGASASGSAPNE is encoded by the exons ATGGGTTATAATACCGAAAGTGATGAAGAGTTTGAAGGTAATTATGAAGTTGTTGGTCCAACTGAAGATGTGGAAGAAGATGATATATCAGTTGAGGAAGATGTAGCAGATGTTGCTAATGCACTAGTGGATCAACATCCTTCGGGAGAACCATCATTTATGCATACTTTGAATCTTGATGCCATGCATGTTCCAGAATTTCCTGAATATGTCAGTAGag TTGCTACTGTTGTCATAGATGGTGAATTTGTCGTTGGAATGGAATTTAACTCTAGGGAAGCTGTGATTGCAGCAGTTAAAGAGTATACCATTCAGAGGGGCGTCGATTATAGGGTGTATGAATCTGAACCGACAACATTTTATGCTAAATGCGTACATTATGGAACAagttgtgattggcttatcagagTCAGTCTTATAAAAAGACAGTATTGTTGGGTGATAAGGAGGTATAACGGTAGTCACACGTGCATCAGATCTACCATCTCTCAAGATCATGCCAAACTGGACTCTGGTACAATTGCAGAAGCGATAAAATCATTGGTTGAAGCCGACCCATCTCTGAAGGTGAAATCTGTAATTGCTGAAGTGCAGTCGAAGTTCAACTATACAATAAGTTATCGCAAAGCATGGTTGGCCAAGCAAAAAGCAGTTGAGAAAATATTTGGTGGGTGGGAAGCTTCTTATGAAGCTTTGCCGACATGGTTTGAAGCAATGGTTGCAAAAGAACCATCAGCAGCTGTTGAGTACGAAACTGCATATGCTTACCGAGGGGATGAGTTGGTTGAGGATCTCAGGATTTTGACGCGAGTCTTTTGGGCTTTCTATCCTTGTATTAAAGCATTCAGAAGCTGCAAGCCGCTGGTACAGGTAGACGGCACACACTTGTATGGAAAATATAAAGGGGCTCTCTTGGTTGCAGTATCACAAGATGGAAATGGGAATATCGTGCCTCTTGCATTTGCCATAGTCGAGGGTGAGACCGCCGATGCTTGGCACTTTTTTCTTAGCCATCTACGAACGCATGTAGTTAATCGAGATGGTGTTGGTCTTATCTCTGATCGACACGAGTCCATTATCTCAGCTGTAGGTCGTAGTGATGGAGCATGGCAATATCCGAGAGCTGTTCACATGTTTTGCATCAGGCACATAGCTTCTAACTTCTTGAGAAGGTTCAAAGCGCCAGGAATGCAGAAGCTGATTGTCAACATAG GCTATTCTAGAACAGTCCGTGAATTCAACATGCGTTACGAGAGATATTGTGAGCGGGGTGTGGCTTACAAGCAGTGGCTCGACAATATTCCTCGGTCACAATATGCCTTGGCATATGATGAGGGACATCGCTGGGGACACATGACCACTAACCTAGTGGAGTGCATTAACGGAGTTTTGAAAGGCGCACGTAATCTTCCTGTGACAGCCCTTGTCAAGGCAACTTTTTACAGACTTAATGCCTTGTTCACAAGGAAGAGGGCCGAGGCTGAGGCTCGTATAAGTGCAGGTCATCTATTCTCCGAGTATGCAACTGAGAAAATCCAGTCTAACCAAACGGCATCAGGAAATATCCAAGTTAATTTATTTGACAGGCAGAAAGAAGTTTTTGAAGTACGGGAGATGCCCAGCGGTTTAGAGTTTGCAGTAAATCTGCGTCTAAGACATTGTGATTGTGGTGAGTTTCAGGTCGATCGAATTCCTTGTCGCCATGTATTTGCCTGTTGTGCAAACCAGCGCCTAGATTGGAAGCAGTATGTGCATGAGGTATATACAATGGCAGAGATCCGAAAGGTGTATAGAACCCGATTCAGACCACTAGGAAATCCAACAACATGGCCTGTGTATCAAGGACCACGACTAATACCAAATCCTCACCTCAGGCGAGTGGCCAAAGGTCGTCCTAAAAAAACACGCTTCTTGAATGAAATGGATATGCGTGATTTACGTGGTCCTAGGCGTTGTAGACTTTGTGGTGGTGAGGGTCACAGCCGAAGTAGATGCCCGCATCGTGGAGGAGCTAGTGCTAGTGGTTCGGCTCCGAATGAGTAG